The Deltaproteobacteria bacterium genome contains the following window.
TTGCTTTTCTCTGTGACCTTCGTGCGCTTCGTGGTGATTGCTTTCGCCTTTTGCGGGGGTGGTTTTCCTCTGCGCTTTCCGCGTCTGGCTTACTGTTGTCAAGCAGCTCTTTTTGCCTCAGGTTTTTCTCCCCGCATCCCCGGTGGTTCATTGCTTCTACAGTGACAACTCATCCTGCGTTTTCGTTCATTCTCTTTGCTCGCCCAAAGAAGATGGTCTCGTAAAAAGTCGTTTTTCGGATTCCGTTCATGGTTCGACAAGCTACCGAGCATGGTGAGCCGGTCGAACCACACGAACGGAATATCAATGACTTACACCGTTCGCCCTGAGCGGGCCGAAGGGCCTGCCCTGAGCATGCCGAAGGGGAGAGGGGAGTTCGATAACATGCTCCGCATGGTCGCCCCTGAACGGTCTATATCTTTGGGTTTCCGAGCATGGTAAGCTCAGCCGAACCACACGATCTCACTCTCTTTCCCGACCTTTCTCCGATGCTCGGCTTCGTGAAGGGGTTGCTCTCCCCCTGCGGGGGAGTCGGGAAAGTGCCGTCCCGGATAAACCGGAACGCTACAGGTTTCGTGGACGATTTCTATTCCTTCATGATCTTCATGTCCTTCATGGTGAATGCTTTTGCTTTTCCCCGTGACACCCCGCCTGCCTGTGCGTGTCCGCACGCAGACAGGTGTTCCCCGTGGTTGACGGCTTTTGACTTTGACCGTATCCCCGCTTCGTCACCATGACATCACCGAAACGGGACGTATCGCTGTTGCCTACGATCACCGTCGTCAGCATGTCGATCTCGTGGTCGAGCATCCCGTCAATGTCGGTCAGCACCACGCGGCCGGCTCCCCGGTGTGCGGACCGGACGATCCCGACCGGCGTCTTCCCGTCCCGGTATTCCAGCAGGATCCGCCGTGCCTCGACGATCTGCTCCCGGCGCCCCCGGCTCCTCGGATTGATCAGGACGACAACGAAGTCCCCCGACCCGGCCGCATGGAGCCGTTTCACGATCCTGTCCCACGGCGTCAGCAGATCGCTCAGGGAGATGGATGCGTAGTCGTTCATGAGAGGCGCGCCGAGCAGGCTCGCCGACGCCTGGGCCGCCGATACGCCGGGGACGATCTCCAGACCGATTTCCCCTTCTCCTCCCTGCCGGTCCCTGATGAGTTCCAGGACGAGTCCGGCCATCCCGTAGACACCGGAGTCTCCGCTGGAGACAAGGGCTACCCTCCGCCCGGCGAAGGCGGCCTCGATCGCCTCCCTGCAACGATCGACCTCCTTCATCATCCCCGACCCCCGGAATTCCTTCCCTGCGAATTCCGGCCTGAGCAGTTCCAGGTAGGTCCGGTAACCGAAGATCAACTCCGACGCCGAAAGCGCCTCCCGCGCCCGGCCGGTCATCTGCACGGCATCCCCCGGCCCCATCCCTACGACAAAGAGAGTCCCGCCCCCTCGGCCACGGCCATCGTCACATTTCCGGATCTCGCCTTGGGGACGACAAGTGAATCCGTGCCCGCCCCCTTCATCGCCGCCTGCTCGCATACACCCTTGACTCCCAACTCCTTCAACGCCCAAGGCGACGGCCCCGTGCCGTCGGGCATGGCGTTCAGTTCATCCCTCGCATAGTAACGGACCGGCACACCGATCTCATCTGCAAAATCACGGAGGCCCACCTCATCCGCCTTGGCATCGATCGTGGCGATCCGTCCCACAGAGAGGTTCGAAAGCCCCCGCTCCCGGAAAAGACGGAGGAAGAATTCCCTGATCTCCGGC
Protein-coding sequences here:
- the cobJ gene encoding precorrin-3B C(17)-methyltransferase, with amino-acid sequence MRAGGDEGGGHGFTCRPQGEIRKCDDGRGRGGGTLFVVGMGPGDAVQMTGRAREALSASELIFGYRTYLELLRPEFAGKEFRGSGMMKEVDRCREAIEAAFAGRRVALVSSGDSGVYGMAGLVLELIRDRQGGEGEIGLEIVPGVSAAQASASLLGAPLMNDYASISLSDLLTPWDRIVKRLHAAGSGDFVVVLINPRSRGRREQIVEARRILLEYRDGKTPVGIVRSAHRGAGRVVLTDIDGMLDHEIDMLTTVIVGNSDTSRFGDVMVTKRGYGQSQKPSTTGNTCLRADTHRQAGCHGEKQKHSP